A genomic window from Heptranchias perlo isolate sHepPer1 chromosome 20, sHepPer1.hap1, whole genome shotgun sequence includes:
- the LOC137336050 gene encoding LOW QUALITY PROTEIN: axoneme-associated protein mst101(2)-like (The sequence of the model RefSeq protein was modified relative to this genomic sequence to represent the inferred CDS: substituted 1 base at 1 genomic stop codon): protein MQHSTLEIFPKVDVNLGLGFGVPEESKQESKQKNKKGSRQERKQASKKGRKQASKKGSKQERKEASKKERKQARKEASKQGSKQQRKQATKKASYKESKQVTKKASKKQCKKERKQERKQANKKVSKKARKKASKQESKQKSKQESKQARKQERKQEIKKESKRSRKKARDQERKQGSKRSRKIARNNKERARKKGSKRQQESKKERQKARKKDRKQERKTESKKERQRKQESKKGSKQERKRQQESMPERKEERENEKARKRESKKERKQEREKARDQEKKQQRERKRARKNESKKARTKARTKARTKAGSKEVRKQQRESKKERKQERKQEIKKGSKEESKRXQERKKKRKQNRKKERKQERKQARQQERKRSRKKAIKKESDQERKRSRKKARKKERKKAKRKESKKDRKQESERKQESKKERKQERKRESKKESKRGSKKGSKKGSKKGSKEESKRYKKESKRGSKKESKKGSKKGSKKGSKEARKEASKEASKERSKEGSKEGSKKESKKESEKERKRESEKERKREREKERK, encoded by the exons ATGCAGCATTCTACACTGGAAATATTCCCAAAGGTTGATGTTAACCTTGGTCTGGGTTTTGGAGTCCCAgaagaaagcaagcaagaaagcAAGCAAAAAAACAAGAAAGGAAGCAGGCAAGAAAGGAAGCAGGCAAGcaagaaaggaagaaagcaagcaagcaagaaaggaagcaagcaagaaagaaaggaagcaagcaagaaagaaaggaagcaaGCAAGAAAGGAAGCAAGCAAGCAAGGAAGCAAGCAACAAAGAAAGCAAGCTACAAAGAAAGCAAGCTACAAAGAAAGCAAGCAAGTGAcaaagaaagcaagcaagaaa caatgcaagaaagaaagaaagcaagaaagaaagcaagcaaaCAAGAAAGTAAGCaaaaaagcaagaaagaaagcaagcaaaCAAGAAAGTAAGCAAAAAAGCAAGCAAGAAAGCAAGCAAgcgagaaagcaagaaagaaagcaagagatcaagaaagaaagcaagagatcaagaaagaaagcaagagatCAAGAAAGAAAGCAAGGAAGTAAGAGATCAAGAAAGATAGCAAGGAA CAacaaagagagagcaagaaagaaaGGGAGCAAGAGAcagcaagaaagcaagaaagaaagacagaaagcaagaaagaaagacagaaagcaagaaagaaagacagaaagcaagaaagaaagacagagaaagcaagaaagcaagaaaggaaGCAAGCAAGAAAGGAAGAGACAGCAAGAAAGCATGCCAGAAcgcaaggaagagagggagaac gagaaagcaaggaagagagaaagcaagaaagagagaaagcaagaaagagagaaagcaagagaTCAAGAAAAGAAgcaacaaagagagagaaagagagcaagaaagaacgaaagcaagaaagcaagaaCGAAAGCAAGAACGAAAGCAAG AACGAAAGCAGGAAGCAAGGAAGTAAGAAAGCAacaaagagagagcaagaaagaacGAAAGCAAGAACGAAAGCAAGAGATCAAGAAAGGAAGCAAGGAAGAAAGCAAGAgatagcaagaaagaaagaaaaagagaaagcaaaatagaaagaaagaaaggaagcaagaaagaaagcaagcaagacAGCAAGAAAGAAAGCGATCAAGAAAGAAAGCGATCAAGAAAGAAAGCGatcaagaaagaaagagatcaagaaagaaagcaaggaagaaagaaagaaagaaagcaaaaaggaaagaaagcaagaaagacagaaagcaggaaagcgagagaaagcaagaaagcaagaaagagagaaagcaagaaaggaagcgagaaagcaagaaagaaagcaagagagGAAGCAAGAAAGGAAGCAAGAAAGGAAGCAAGAAAGGAAGCAAGGAAGAAAGCAAGAgata caagaaagaaagcaagagaggaagcaagaaagaaagcaagaaaggaaGCAAGAAAGGAAGCAAGAAAGGAAGCAAGGAAGCAAGGAAGGAAGCAAGCAAGGAAGCAAGCAAGgaaagaagcaaggaaggaagcaaggaaggaagcaagaaagaaagcaagaaagaaagcgagaaagagagaaagagagaaagcgagaaagagagaaagcgagaaagagagaaagagagaaag
- the LOC137335893 gene encoding zinc finger protein ZFP2-like, translating to MEKPRTEQNSNSSICHILPKPQICIRKKLYRCSYCEKIFTQASSLTVHERNHTGERPYKCVDCGKSFTQSSSLTVHQRIHTGEKPYKCLDCGKAFSTSSYLLKHQRIHTGEKPFRCSHCQKTFTHSWHLTVHQRIHTGEKPYKCSDCQKTFSTSSDCLKHQRSHTEESPFKCSYCEKTFKQSRCLTLHQRIHTGDKPFKCSYCKNTFTVLSSLTAHERIHTGARPFKCCYCDKTFTYSQYLTVHQRIHTGEKPYKCPHCEKTFNTSSDSFKHQRVHTRDKPYRCSRCAKSFTQSSALAVHQRMHNKEKS from the coding sequence ATGGAGAAACCGCGCACAGAGCAGAATTCAAActcctccatctgccacatcttgCCAAAGCCCCAAATTTGCATCAGGAAGAAATTGTACCGATGCTCATACTGCGAAAAGATATTCACCCAGGCCTCGTCTCTGACAGTACATGAGCgcaatcacactggggagaggccgtacaAGTGCGTTGATTGTGGAAAAAGCTTCACCCAGTCCTCCTCGCTCACAGTCCATCAGCGAATCCACACAGGAGAGAAACCTTACAAGTGCCTGGATTGCGGCAAGGCTTTTTCCACATCTTCCTACTTACTGAAACATCAGCGGATCCACACAGGCGAGAAGCCGTTCAGATGCTCGCACTGTCAGAAGACGTTCACTCATTCCTGGCATCTCACAGtccaccagcgaattcacacggGGGAGAAGCCTTATAAGTGCTCCGACTGTCAGAAGACCTTTTCCACCTCCTCAGACTGCTTGAAACACCAACGTAGTCACACGGAGGAGAGTCCCTTTAAATGCTCATATTGTGAAAAGACCTTTAAACAATCACGATGCCTCACCCTTCACCAACGCATCCACACGGGAGACAAACCCTTCAAGTGTTCCTATTGTAAGAATACTTTTACTGTTTTATCCTCTCTTACAGCCCATGAGCGCATTCATACAGGCGCAAGGCCTTTTAAGTGTTGCTATTGTGACAAGACATTCACTTATTCTCAATATCTGACTGTTCACCAGCGGATTCACACAGGGGAGAAGCCTTATAAGTGTCCTCACTGCGAAAAGACCTTTAACACCTCGTCAGATTCCTTTAAACATCAGCGTGTTCACACGAGGGACAAGCCGTACAGGTGTTCTCGGTGCGCAAAGTCCTTCACCCAGTCGTCAGCCCTCGCGGTCCATCAGCGCATGCATAACAAAGAGAAATCTTAG
- the LOC137335894 gene encoding zinc finger protein ZFP2-like, whose amino-acid sequence MDEDCVTEDYRGQTPQTSNFSKSPSILHHYRIQVRERPYKCTLCGKSFTQSWSLTVHQRIHTGEKPFKCCKCAKTFIDSWSLTLHQRVHTGEKPFKCSECAKAFSNSSHLSVHQRIHTGVRPYKCLDCGKAFVQSSQLSCHQRLHTGEKPYKCPECGQTFTQSSSLTVHQRIHTGEKPFKCSECEKAFIESSHLLRHQRVHTGEKPYKCSDCEKAFINSSSLTVHQRIHTGQKLFRCPDCEKTFIKSWHLLRHLTIHTRTLSPQVTGV is encoded by the coding sequence ATGGATGAAGACTGTGTAACTGAAGATTACCGAGGACAAACTCCACAGACATCAAATTTCAGCAAGTCCCCCAGCATTTTACATCACTACAGAATTCAGGTCAGGGAGAGACCGTATAAGTGTACCCTTTGTGGGAAGAGCTTCACTCAGTCCTGGTCCCTGACAGTTCATCAGCGAATCCACACCGGAGAGAAACCGTTCAAATGCTGCAAGTGTGCAAAGACCTTTATTGACTCGTGGTCTCTCACACTTCACCAGCGTGTTCACACCGGAGAGAAACCATTCAAATGTTCCGAATGTGCAAAAGCTTTCAGCAACTCTTCACACCTTTCAGTTCACCAGCGCATCCACACAGGAGTGAGACCGTATAAGTGTTTGGATTGTGGGAAAGCCTTTGTTCAATCTTCACAACTTTCATGCCACCAGCGGCTTCATACAGGGGAGAAGCCTTATAAGTGCCCTGAATGCGGACAAACCTTCACCCAGTCCTCATCCCTCACAGTTCACCAGCGCATTCACACCGGAGAGAAGCCTTTCAAGTGTTCTGAGTGTGAAAAGGCCTTTATCGAGTCATCACACCTGCTGCGTCACCAGCGGGTTCATACAGGGGAGAAGCCTTACAAGTGCAGCGATTGTGAGAAAGCTTTCATTAATTCATCATCTCTCACGGTACATCAGCGCATTCATACAGGGCAGAAACTCTTCAGATGTCCTGACTGTGAAAAGACCTTTATTAAATCGTGGCATCTTTTGCGCCATCTGACCATCCATACACGGACACTTTCCCCCCAAGTGACTGGGGTCTGA